From a single Paraburkholderia sp. D15 genomic region:
- a CDS encoding TetR family transcriptional regulator, whose amino-acid sequence MNQPKIKRDPEGTRRRILLAAAEEFANGGLFGARVDQIARRAETNERMLYYYFGSKEQLFTAVLEHAFSALNEAERTLELAGIAPVEAVTRLAHFVWDYYRDHPELLRLINNENLHEARYMQKSTRIREMISPIVATLGNILERGQRAGLFRTNVDPLRFYVTLSGMGYYIVSNRFTLEATLGRDFSSASERSEVIQMNTELLLAYLLRK is encoded by the coding sequence ATGAATCAGCCGAAAATCAAAAGAGATCCTGAAGGCACGCGGCGCCGCATTCTGCTTGCGGCGGCCGAAGAGTTTGCAAATGGTGGGCTATTCGGCGCGCGCGTCGACCAGATCGCCCGCCGCGCGGAGACGAATGAACGCATGCTCTATTACTACTTCGGTAGCAAGGAGCAGCTTTTCACTGCGGTACTCGAGCACGCGTTCAGCGCGCTCAACGAAGCGGAGCGTACGCTTGAACTCGCCGGCATCGCGCCGGTCGAGGCGGTCACGCGTCTCGCGCATTTTGTTTGGGATTACTACCGCGATCATCCCGAGTTGCTGCGTCTCATCAACAACGAAAACCTGCATGAAGCGCGCTATATGCAGAAGTCGACGCGCATCCGCGAAATGATCTCGCCGATCGTCGCGACGCTCGGCAACATTCTCGAACGCGGACAACGCGCGGGGCTGTTTCGCACCAACGTCGACCCGTTGCGTTTTTACGTGACGCTGTCGGGCATGGGCTACTACATCGTGTCGAACCGCTTCACGCTCGAAGCGACGCTCGGCCGCGATTTCAGCAGCGCGTCGGAGCGCAGCGAAGTGATCCAGATGAACACGGAGCTGCTGCTCGCGTATCTGCTGCGGAAGTAG
- a CDS encoding DUF1841 family protein, translating into MFNPSRDEVRLFFTDAWRKQRQGEILTPLEAMAADWIVEHPEYHADLSDGAAAQAQDYSPERGQTNPFLHLSMHLAISEQLSIDQPPGIRAAHERLAARLGSTHDAQHAIMDCLGETIWEAQRTGTPPDTDAYLQRIERRATRD; encoded by the coding sequence ATGTTCAATCCTAGCCGCGACGAAGTCCGCCTCTTTTTCACCGACGCCTGGCGCAAACAGCGTCAAGGCGAAATCCTGACGCCGCTGGAGGCCATGGCCGCCGACTGGATCGTCGAACATCCCGAGTACCACGCCGACCTCAGCGACGGCGCCGCCGCGCAGGCGCAGGACTATTCGCCCGAACGCGGCCAGACCAATCCGTTCCTGCATCTGTCGATGCATCTGGCGATCAGCGAACAGTTGTCGATCGACCAGCCGCCCGGCATTCGCGCCGCGCACGAGCGGCTCGCCGCGCGCCTCGGTTCAACGCACGACGCGCAGCACGCGATCATGGACTGCCTCGGCGAAACCATCTGGGAAGCGCAGCGCACCGGCACGCCGCCGGACACGGACGCGTATCTGCAGCGAATCGAGCGTCGCGCGACGCGGGACTGA
- a CDS encoding DUF3096 domain-containing protein: MNVTLSLGPLVSLIAGILILVMPRLLNYIVALYLIIIGIIGIFGMGSTHF, from the coding sequence ATGAACGTCACACTCAGCCTCGGCCCGCTCGTCTCGTTGATCGCCGGCATCCTGATTCTCGTGATGCCGCGTCTGTTGAACTACATCGTCGCGCTGTATCTGATCATCATCGGCATCATCGGCATCTTCGGCATGGGGTCGACGCATTTCTAG
- the rsxB gene encoding electron transport complex subunit RsxB encodes MTDIKTLADRIEDLLPQTQCTKCGYPACRPYAEAVANGSADYNQCPPGGAEGIARLAALLGKPVIPLNSANGIERPRPLAVIDEQVCIGCTLCMQACPVDAIVGAPKQMHTVIAELCTGCDLCVPPCPVDCIALPPVTGTATGWDAWSPSQAAAARERHDRREARLAREREAAEARAAARRASSGVGTADHAAPDAHAPAPAQPGAAPAPAAEDAEAKKRAIIQAALERARKKKEELAAQGQGPLNTEHVSASVQAQIDAAEARRRRLGLVEDNPGDAPATPPPTTSR; translated from the coding sequence GTGACGGACATTAAAACACTCGCAGACCGCATCGAGGATCTGCTCCCCCAGACTCAATGCACGAAGTGCGGCTACCCCGCATGCCGGCCCTATGCCGAAGCCGTCGCCAACGGTTCGGCCGACTATAACCAGTGCCCGCCCGGTGGCGCCGAAGGCATCGCGCGGCTCGCGGCGTTGCTCGGCAAACCCGTGATCCCGCTCAATTCCGCCAATGGCATTGAGCGGCCGCGGCCGCTGGCGGTTATCGACGAGCAGGTGTGCATCGGCTGCACGCTGTGCATGCAGGCGTGTCCGGTGGACGCGATAGTTGGCGCACCGAAACAGATGCACACGGTGATCGCCGAACTGTGCACCGGTTGCGATCTGTGCGTGCCGCCCTGCCCGGTCGATTGCATTGCGTTGCCGCCGGTCACGGGCACGGCGACCGGCTGGGACGCGTGGAGCCCGAGCCAGGCCGCCGCGGCGCGCGAGCGTCATGACCGCCGCGAGGCGCGTCTCGCACGCGAACGTGAAGCCGCCGAGGCGCGTGCTGCAGCGCGGCGAGCCTCCAGCGGCGTCGGCACAGCGGACCATGCGGCGCCGGATGCGCATGCACCGGCACCCGCGCAGCCCGGTGCGGCGCCCGCCCCCGCTGCGGAGGACGCCGAAGCAAAGAAACGCGCGATCATCCAGGCCGCGCTCGAACGCGCCCGCAAGAAAAAGGAAGAACTGGCCGCGCAAGGCCAGGGACCGCTGAACACCGAGCACGTCAGCGCGAGCGTTCAGGCGCAGATCGACGCGGCCGAGGCGCGCCGGCGGCGTCTTGGGCTCGTCGAGGACAATCCCGGCGACGCGCCCGCAACCCCACCGCCAACCACCTCGCGCTAA
- a CDS encoding lactonase family protein encodes MVSIVASSAFAQDSGPVPADGVYDMLVGTYTGGTSQGLYVYRFDTKTGEATRVSVAQTVNPSYLVVSRDRRFVYAVNELPGDNGPASQRGGISAFRFDAASGQLTFLNKVSSDGNDPCYLSLSPDGKYLLTANYSVAADPGGSFAVFPLQDDGQVGASVLTVHHEGGGPVKGRQDNSHVHSTVFSPDGHYLFAQDLGADKLYSYRYTPDGSRGLFGPTDWRYTQEKAGTGPRHLVFGANGKQAYLTSELAGTVSTFNYDDGKLTQVQTLSMTEPGFKGAVGGSAIHLSPDGRFLYASNRGDANEIVIFSVDPANGHLKKIGHQSSLGKSPREFTIDPTGNWLIVGNQNSGSVYVFRRDQQSGLLEANPKRIDIDSPVDFKLVSPS; translated from the coding sequence ATGGTCTCGATCGTTGCCTCGTCCGCGTTTGCGCAAGATTCCGGCCCGGTCCCCGCCGACGGCGTGTACGACATGCTGGTGGGCACCTACACCGGCGGCACGAGCCAGGGTCTCTACGTGTACCGCTTCGACACGAAGACCGGCGAGGCCACGCGCGTATCGGTCGCGCAGACGGTCAACCCGTCCTATCTCGTGGTGAGCCGCGACCGCCGCTTCGTGTATGCGGTCAACGAACTACCCGGCGATAACGGACCGGCATCGCAGCGCGGCGGCATCAGCGCCTTCCGCTTCGATGCAGCGAGTGGGCAATTGACGTTCCTGAACAAGGTCTCGTCGGACGGCAACGATCCGTGCTATCTGAGCCTGTCGCCGGACGGCAAGTATCTGCTGACCGCGAACTACTCGGTGGCGGCCGATCCGGGCGGCAGCTTCGCGGTGTTCCCGTTGCAGGACGACGGCCAGGTCGGCGCGTCGGTGCTGACCGTGCATCACGAAGGCGGCGGTCCGGTGAAGGGGCGTCAGGACAATTCGCATGTGCACTCCACCGTGTTCTCGCCGGATGGCCACTACCTGTTCGCGCAGGACCTCGGCGCCGACAAGCTGTACTCGTATCGCTATACGCCGGACGGCAGCCGCGGCCTGTTCGGTCCGACCGACTGGCGCTATACCCAGGAGAAGGCGGGCACCGGTCCGCGGCATCTGGTGTTCGGCGCGAACGGCAAGCAGGCGTATCTGACGAGCGAACTGGCCGGCACGGTCAGCACGTTCAATTACGACGACGGCAAGCTCACCCAGGTGCAGACCCTCTCGATGACCGAGCCGGGCTTCAAGGGCGCGGTGGGCGGGTCGGCGATTCATCTGTCGCCCGACGGGCGCTTCCTGTATGCATCCAATCGCGGCGACGCGAACGAGATCGTGATCTTCTCGGTGGACCCGGCCAATGGTCATCTGAAGAAGATCGGGCATCAGTCGAGCCTGGGAAAGTCGCCGCGCGAGTTCACGATCGACCCGACCGGCAACTGGCTGATCGTCGGCAATCAGAATAGCGGCAGCGTGTACGTGTTCAGGCGCGATCAGCAGAGCGGCCTGCTGGAGGCGAACCCGAAGCGGATCGATATCGACTCGCCGGTGGACTTCAAGCTGGTGTCGCCGTCGTAA
- a CDS encoding glycoside hydrolase family 15 protein, translating into MPALIEDYALIGDGHTAALVSRDGSIDWLCWPRFDSGACFAALLGTPENGRWLIAPVLDTRANAGADAQAGANTGATPRGNNSTAHDAPADAAAKITVTRRYRGETLILETDFETPDGAVTLIDFMPPGNGWSEMVRIVVGRRGTVKMRMELVLRFDYGFSIPWVDRLKHDSGVKAIVGPDTAVLRTPVELRGEDMKTVADFTVSEGERVPFSLAYAPSHLRIPPARDPHTSLARTENHWLEWSARSTVEGRWAEPIRRSLITLKALAYEPTGGIVAAPTTSLPEQLGGTRNWDYRYCWLRDATITLLAMMRGGYYDEARAWRSWLGRVMAGAPDQLQIMYGIAGERRLPEFEIDWLPGYQDAKPVRIGNNAVGQRQLDVYGEVMNALHLARVGGLQADDTAWNVQRALLSHLDTIWQEPDEGIWETRGGRQHFTFSKVMAWVAYDRAIRSADMFKLDGPLDAWRATRATIHAEVCDKAWNPTLNAFAQSYGSDQLDASVLLMPMVGFLPPEDSRVKGTVAAIERDLMHDGFVMRYRTTEFDDGLPPGEGTFLACSFWMVDNLALQGRVDEAIAMYERLLALCNDVGLLAEEYDPAAKRLVGNFPQAFSHVALVHTGLNLMKHEQQMAQATGQPPHNGSGDAELDAAATPDSGAATSPVA; encoded by the coding sequence ATGCCCGCACTTATCGAAGACTACGCACTCATCGGCGACGGCCACACGGCCGCGCTCGTCTCCCGCGACGGCTCCATCGACTGGCTCTGCTGGCCGCGCTTCGACTCCGGCGCGTGTTTCGCCGCGCTGCTCGGCACGCCGGAAAACGGCCGCTGGCTGATCGCGCCGGTCCTGGACACAAGGGCCAACGCTGGCGCGGACGCGCAAGCCGGCGCAAACACCGGCGCCACGCCGCGCGGCAACAACAGCACCGCTCATGACGCCCCAGCAGACGCCGCCGCGAAGATCACCGTCACGCGCCGCTATCGCGGCGAAACGCTGATCCTCGAAACCGATTTCGAGACCCCCGACGGCGCCGTCACCCTGATCGACTTCATGCCGCCCGGCAACGGCTGGTCGGAGATGGTGCGCATCGTCGTCGGCCGGCGCGGCACCGTGAAGATGCGGATGGAACTGGTGCTGCGCTTCGACTACGGCTTCTCGATTCCATGGGTCGACCGCCTGAAACACGATAGCGGCGTCAAGGCGATCGTCGGGCCGGACACCGCGGTGCTGCGCACGCCGGTCGAGCTGCGCGGCGAAGACATGAAGACGGTCGCCGACTTCACCGTCAGCGAGGGCGAGCGCGTGCCCTTCTCGCTGGCCTACGCGCCGTCGCATCTGCGCATTCCGCCCGCGCGCGATCCGCACACGTCGCTCGCGCGCACCGAAAATCACTGGCTCGAATGGTCCGCGCGCAGCACCGTCGAAGGACGCTGGGCCGAGCCGATCCGCCGCTCGCTGATCACGCTGAAGGCGCTCGCCTACGAGCCGACCGGCGGCATCGTGGCGGCGCCCACCACATCGCTGCCGGAACAGCTCGGCGGCACGCGCAACTGGGACTATCGCTACTGCTGGCTGCGCGACGCGACCATCACCCTGCTCGCGATGATGCGCGGCGGCTACTACGACGAAGCGCGCGCATGGCGCAGCTGGCTCGGCCGCGTGATGGCCGGCGCGCCGGATCAGTTGCAGATCATGTACGGGATCGCCGGCGAGCGGCGTCTGCCCGAGTTCGAGATCGACTGGCTGCCGGGCTATCAGGACGCGAAGCCGGTACGCATCGGCAACAACGCGGTCGGCCAGCGTCAGCTCGACGTGTACGGCGAAGTGATGAACGCGCTGCATCTGGCGCGCGTCGGCGGCCTGCAGGCGGACGACACCGCGTGGAACGTGCAGCGCGCGCTGCTCAGCCACCTCGACACGATCTGGCAGGAGCCCGACGAAGGCATCTGGGAAACGCGCGGCGGCCGCCAGCACTTCACGTTCTCGAAGGTGATGGCGTGGGTCGCGTACGACCGCGCGATCCGCTCGGCGGACATGTTCAAGCTCGACGGCCCGCTCGACGCATGGCGCGCCACCCGCGCGACGATCCACGCGGAAGTCTGCGACAAGGCGTGGAACCCGACGCTCAACGCGTTCGCGCAGTCGTACGGCAGCGATCAGCTCGACGCCAGCGTGCTGCTGATGCCGATGGTCGGTTTCCTGCCGCCGGAAGATTCCCGTGTGAAGGGCACGGTCGCGGCGATCGAGCGCGACCTGATGCACGACGGCTTCGTGATGCGCTACCGCACCACCGAATTCGACGACGGCCTGCCGCCCGGCGAAGGCACCTTCCTCGCCTGCTCGTTCTGGATGGTGGACAACCTCGCGCTGCAAGGCCGCGTCGACGAAGCGATCGCGATGTACGAGCGGCTGCTCGCGCTGTGCAACGACGTCGGCCTGCTCGCCGAGGAATACGACCCCGCGGCGAAACGCCTGGTGGGCAATTTCCCGCAGGCGTTCTCGCACGTCGCGCTGGTGCACACCGGCCTGAACCTGATGAAGCACGAACAGCAGATGGCCCAGGCCACCGGCCAGCCGCCCCATAACGGCAGCGGCGACGCGGAACTTGATGCTGCGGCAACTCCCGATAGCGGCGCAGCAACATCGCCAGTAGCATGA
- the nth gene encoding endonuclease III, with translation MNANKRRAIYETLQSLNPHPTTELEYTTPFELLIAVLLSAQATDVSVNKAMRKMFPVANTPQQVFDLGEEGVAGYIKTIGLYRTKAKNVIATCRILLDQYGGEVPEDREALESLPGVGRKTANVILNTAFGHPTIAVDTHIFRVANRTGLAPGKDVRVVEAALEKFTPAEFRQDAHHWLILHGRYVCKARKPECWHCVIEPLCEFRPKTPPPEL, from the coding sequence ATGAACGCGAACAAACGCCGCGCCATCTACGAGACGCTTCAGAGTCTCAACCCGCATCCGACCACGGAGCTCGAATACACCACGCCGTTCGAACTGCTGATCGCCGTGCTGCTGTCGGCGCAGGCCACCGACGTATCGGTCAACAAGGCCATGCGCAAGATGTTCCCGGTCGCCAACACGCCGCAGCAGGTGTTCGATCTCGGCGAGGAAGGCGTGGCCGGCTACATCAAGACGATCGGCCTGTATCGCACGAAGGCGAAGAACGTGATCGCCACCTGCCGCATCCTGCTCGACCAGTACGGCGGCGAGGTGCCCGAGGATCGCGAGGCGCTCGAAAGCCTGCCGGGTGTCGGCCGGAAAACCGCCAACGTGATTCTGAACACGGCGTTCGGTCATCCGACCATCGCCGTCGATACGCACATCTTTCGGGTTGCCAATCGAACCGGCCTCGCGCCGGGCAAGGACGTGCGCGTGGTCGAAGCGGCGCTGGAGAAGTTCACGCCCGCCGAATTCAGGCAGGACGCGCATCACTGGCTGATCCTGCACGGCCGTTACGTGTGCAAGGCGCGCAAGCCGGAGTGCTGGCATTGCGTGATCGAGCCGCTGTGCGAGTTCCGCCCGAAAACGCCGCCGCCGGAACTTTGA
- the phaZ gene encoding polyhydroxyalkanoate depolymerase, which produces MLYQLHEFQRAMLSPLTAWAQAASKSFANPASPLAYVPGATRLSAGYELLYRLGKDYEKPEFNLHQIVKDGHNIPIIEQTIIEKPFCRLMRFKRFADDSDAVTQLKDEPIVLVCAPLSGHHATLLRDTVRTLLQDHKVYLTDWIDARMVPLEAGEFRLDDYVAYIQEFIRHIGAKNLHVISVCQPTVPVLAAISLMASRGEDTPRTMTMMGGPIDARKSPTSVNSLATQHSHQWFENNVIFTVPPNYPGVGRKVYPGFLQHTGFVAMNPERHAASHWDYYQSLLRGDEDDAEAHRRFYDEYNAVLDMDADYYLDTIRVVFQEFSLAEGTWDVSGERVRPQDITKTALFTIEGELDDISGDGQTYAAHDLCTGIPEQDKRHFTAEKCGHYGIFSGRRWRTIIYPQLRDFILAHNKAPKVAKEKVEA; this is translated from the coding sequence ATGCTCTACCAACTTCACGAATTCCAGCGGGCCATGTTGAGCCCGCTCACCGCCTGGGCCCAGGCTGCCTCGAAGTCCTTCGCGAATCCCGCCAGTCCACTCGCTTACGTGCCGGGCGCCACGCGCCTCTCGGCCGGTTACGAACTGCTCTACCGGCTCGGCAAGGATTACGAAAAGCCCGAGTTCAACCTTCATCAGATCGTTAAAGACGGCCACAACATTCCGATCATCGAACAGACGATCATCGAGAAGCCGTTCTGCCGCCTGATGCGCTTCAAGCGGTTCGCGGACGACAGCGACGCTGTTACCCAATTGAAAGACGAGCCGATCGTGCTGGTGTGCGCGCCGTTGTCGGGCCACCACGCCACGCTGCTGCGCGACACCGTGCGCACGTTGCTGCAGGACCACAAGGTCTATCTGACGGACTGGATCGACGCGCGCATGGTGCCGCTCGAAGCCGGCGAATTCCGTCTGGACGACTACGTCGCGTACATTCAGGAATTCATCCGCCACATCGGCGCGAAGAATCTGCACGTGATCTCGGTGTGTCAACCCACGGTGCCGGTGCTCGCCGCCATCTCGCTGATGGCGAGCCGCGGCGAGGACACGCCGCGCACCATGACGATGATGGGTGGCCCGATCGACGCGCGCAAGAGCCCGACCTCGGTCAACTCGCTCGCCACGCAGCACTCGCACCAATGGTTCGAGAACAACGTGATCTTCACGGTGCCGCCGAACTACCCGGGCGTGGGCCGCAAGGTCTATCCGGGCTTCCTGCAGCACACCGGTTTCGTCGCGATGAATCCGGAACGTCACGCGGCATCGCACTGGGACTACTACCAGAGCCTGCTGCGCGGCGACGAAGACGACGCGGAAGCGCATCGCCGTTTCTACGACGAGTACAACGCCGTGCTCGACATGGACGCCGACTATTACCTCGACACGATCCGCGTGGTGTTCCAGGAGTTCAGTCTGGCCGAGGGCACGTGGGACGTATCCGGCGAACGCGTGCGTCCGCAGGACATCACGAAGACCGCGCTGTTCACGATCGAGGGCGAGCTCGACGACATTTCCGGCGACGGCCAGACCTACGCCGCGCACGATCTCTGCACCGGCATTCCGGAACAGGACAAGCGTCACTTCACCGCGGAAAAGTGCGGGCACTACGGCATTTTCTCGGGACGCCGCTGGCGCACCATCATCTATCCGCAACTGCGCGACTTCATCCTCGCGCACAACAAGGCGCCGAAGGTTGCGAAGGAAAAAGTCGAAGCGTGA